A genome region from Eurosta solidaginis isolate ZX-2024a chromosome 2, ASM4086904v1, whole genome shotgun sequence includes the following:
- the Sf3a1 gene encoding splicing factor 3A subunit 1 → MPSLDTGKNESQVLGNDQSKPMSGPIIGIIYPPPEVRNIVDKTASFVARNGPEFEARIRQNELGNVKFNFLSYGDPYHAYYRHKVIEFQEGKDASAVSSVTAGLKQLSANSSAQQKQQELLKQVIEQQFVPKDPPADFEFIADPPSISALDLDIVKLTAQFVARNGRQFLTNLMNREQRNFQFDFLRPQHSLFQYFTKLLEQYTKILIPPKDLLIKLRSESADGRSSVSLILDQVKYRANWQKHQEAQRRREEEKVEKERVAYAQIDWHDFVVVETVDYQPFETGNFPPPTTPEEVGARVLMEERLLEEDGDVEMQIESDEEDDKDEQQPVVKLSQMENRTGIQMKGTSYNQKITNAKNDNTQVQDMDEASSDEETSSNTKLQPPVAPLLPPTHDQVVVKKYDPKAIQQKQQKPSTSDEYLISPITGEKIPASKVAEHMRIGLLDPRWVEQRDKHTVEKINQDTVFAGGTAIEASLKQLAERRTDIFGVGDEETVIGKKLGEEEKKKDDRVTWDGHTSSVEAATRAARANITLEDQIHQIHKVKGLLPDEEKEKIGPKPVTNKNAPPLPHMTTIKGPGHQPVSHQQQSQPPQPSSHSLPAPPVMMMSMRPPSSLMPPPFPVSGYIVPMQTSGPPQMPSGANVLDQAMLNHPPIQVEEEPPQKKLRSEDNLIPEDEFLSKHKGPITIQVQIPNVIDKSEWKLNGQTVAFSLSLLDTVATLKTKIQDETGMPPAKQKISYEGMFFKDTNSMAFYNLLSGATIHLQIKERGGRKK, encoded by the coding sequence ATGCCTTCTCTGGATACTGGGAAGAATGAATCACAGGTTCTAGGAAACGATCAATCCAAACCCATGTCTGGCCCGATAATTGGAATTATATATCCCCCGCCGGAGGTGAGAAATATTGTCGATAAAACAGCAAGTTTTGTGGCACGTAATGGCCCAGAATTTGAGGCCCGTATTAGGCAAAATGAGCTGGGAAATGTaaagtttaattttttaagttatgGCGACCCGTACCACGCGTACTACAGACACAAAGTCATTGAATTTCAAGAAGGAAAAGATGCTTCTGCAGTGTCGAGCGTTACTGCGGGGCTAAAGCAATTATCGGCTAACAGCTCAGCacagcaaaaacaacaagaacTGTTGAAACAAGTTATAGAACAGCAGTTTGTACCAAAGGACCCTCCTGCAGATTTTGAGTTCATTGCAGATCCTCCTTCCATATCTGCTCTGGATTTAGATATCGTGAAGCTAACTGCTCAGTTTGTAGCACGTAATGGCCGTCAGTTCTTAACAAATTTAATGAACCGTGAGCAGCGTAATTTTCAGTTCGATTTTCTGCGACCACAGCACTCACTGTTTCAATATTTTACGAAGTTGTTGGAACAGTACACCAAAATATTAATTCCACCTAAAGATCTTTTAATTAAACTGCGTTCCGAATCTGCGGATGGACGGTCAAGTGTTAGTTTAATTTTGGATCAGGTTAAATATAGAGCAAATTGGCAAAAGCATCAAGAAGCTCAGCGTAGGCGAGAAGAAGAGAAAGTTGAAAAGGAAAGAGTGGCTTACGCGCAGATTGATTGGCACGATTTCGTTGTTGTAGAAACAGTAGATTATCAACCATTCGAAACAGGTAATTTTCCACCACCCACTACGCCAGAAGAAGTTGGGGCACGTGTTCTTATGGAAGAACGATTGTTGGAAGAAGATGGTGATGTTGAAATGCAGATTGAATCAGATGAAGAAGATGATAAAGACGAGCAGCAGCCAGTAGTTAAACTGTCACAAATGGAAAATCGTACTGGTATACAAATGAAGGGCACTTCATATAATCAAAAAATAACAAATGCAAAGAACGACAATACACAAGTTCAGGATATGGACGAAGCTTCTAGTGATGAAGAAACATCCTCAAATACAAAACTTCAGCCGCCAGTAGCACCGCTCTTACCGCCAACACATGATCAAGTCGTTGTTAAGAAATATGATCCAAAAGCAATACAACAGAAGCAGCAAAAACCGTCTACTAGCGATGAATATCTAATATCACCAATAACGGGTGAAAAGATACCAGCTTCAAAAGTGGCCGAGCATATGCGTATTGGATTATTGGATCCACGTTGGGTGGAACAACGTGACAAGCATACAGTTGAAAAAATTAACCAGGACACTGTATTTGCCGGCGGTACTGCCATAGAAGCCAGTTTAAAACAATTAGCAGAACGTCGTACAGATATTTTCGGTGTGGGCGATGAAGAGACAGTTATTGGTAAGAAATTAGgggaagaagaaaagaaaaaagatgaCAGGGTCACATGGGATGGTCATACTTCAAGTGTAGAAGCAGCGACAAGAGCTGCTCGAGCAAATATAACATTAGAAGATCAGATACATCAAATACACAAAGTAAAAGGCCTATTACCGgacgaggaaaaagaaaaaattggaccGAAACCAGTTACTAATAAAAATGCACCACCATTGCCGCATATGACTACCATTAAAGGGCCGGGGCATCAGCCCGTTTCTCACCAGCAGCAATCACAGCCTCCTCAACCATCTTCCCATAGCTTACCAGCTCCTCCGGTGATGATGATGTCTATGAGACCTCCATCGTCATTGATGCCGCCGCCATTCCCTGTATCTGGTTACATAGTCCCGATGCAGACAAGTGGACCACCACAAATGCCATCAGGTGCAAATGTATTGGACCAAGCCATGCTTAATCATCCTCCAATACAAGTAGAAGAAGAACCTCCACAAAAGAAATTGCGATCGGAAGATAATTTGATCCCTGAAGATGAGTTCTTATCAAAACATAAGGGTCCCATTACTATTCAAGTACAAATTCCAAACGTAATTGACAAATCAGAATGGAAGCTAAACGGGCAAACAGTAGCATTTTCGTTGTCTCTCTTGGACACCGTCGCTACTCTTAAAACTAAAATTCAAGACGAAACCGGAATGCCACCTGCTaagcaaaaaatttcatatgaGGGCATGTTTTTCAAGGATACCAACTCAATGGCATTTTACAATTTGCTAAGTGGTGCTACAATACATTTACAGATAAAAGAACGTGGTGGTAGGAAAAAATAG